In one window of Pagrus major chromosome 12, Pma_NU_1.0 DNA:
- the LOC141005948 gene encoding uncharacterized protein: MLSLETFETRISAVMDTLVTAAVTELSTLLDKCSANAMAAQHRSAPAPVTPVKTEEEESDATPPEGRRQFNEAITNQFASLMAAWSKGAVEKMLMILKVSLCEAEDVPAAEQRLSYKRKQMRVKPKAEQVVGPKKQSSSRSSRQKRKKIEDDRMYCREEQHTEEPAAAAADLKIVIIPADAATHETNSGSPSETEALASDVSEEDVVQEDADTSKIKKKKTTGPFKCPSCDKSFALKCLMDRHYLTHSKPHLCSECGKRFSGLRGLTAHSRRHTGEKLYKCSDCGTEFAYKSTFKRHMRQHSLKKPITHVCTLCENQFTGLLPLQRHRCCALKKTFVCSLCPETFECRQSLADHENLHSGEKDFVCEMCGESFFSSLSLATHRVTHMQKENCCDVLGFGSSDSSVLKNHMSKHTGEKLFSCEVCGKGCSHRSALKHHMLTHTGERPYICETCGKRCGHASALQNHMRIHTGKKRGQKPVCDVCGKKFRCMVNLKYHMSVHTGERPYACDQCEKKFSNPSNLKLHMMIHSGKKMYGCNICGKRFTQSTSLKVHRRIHTGERPYRCMVCGKGFMYCSEFRKHERSHLPDEHEPSEKTAVKI; encoded by the exons ATGCTCAGCCTGGAGACTTTTGAGACTCGGATATCTGCTGTGATGGACACTCTGGTGACGGCGGCGGTGACGGAGCTCAGCACGCTTCTGGATAAGTGCTCGGCTAACGCCATGGCCGCTCAGCACCGCTCTGCTCCGGCTCCGGTAACTCCTGTGAAgaccgaggaggaggagagcgacGCGACTCCACCGGAGGGGAGACGGCAGTTTAATGAAGCCATAacg AATCAGTTTGCATCCCTCATGGCAGCGTGGTCCAAAGGTGCTGTAGAGAAAATGCTGATGATTTTGAAAGTGTCCTTGTGTGAAGCTGAGGATGTTCCTGCTGCAGAGCAGAGGCTGAGTTACAAGAGGAAACAGATGAGAGTGAAGCCAAAAGCAGAACAAGTGGTCGGGCCCAAAAAGC AATCATCGTCCAGGAGCTCTCgtcagaagaggaaaaaaatcgAGGATGACCGTATGTATTGTCGAG aggAGCAACATACTGaagaaccagcagcagcagcagctgacttAAAAATAGTCATCATACCTG ctgatgCAGCCACACATGAGACTAACTCTGGATCCCCATCTGAAACTGAAGCTCTGGCCTCTGATGTAAGTGAGGAAGACGTCGTCCAGGAGGATGCAGACACATCCaagattaaaaagaagaagaccaCAGGGCCATTCAAATGTCCTTCTTGTGACAAATCCTTTGCTCTGAAGTGTTTGATGGACAGACACTACCTGACTCACTCCAAACCTCACCTTTGCTCCGAGTGTGGCAAACGTTTCTCTGGACTGCGGGGGCTCACCGCACATTCAAGGCGTCACACCGGAGAGAAGCTTTACAAATGCTCAGACTGTGGGACAGAGTTTGCTTACAAGTCTACATTCAAAAGACACATGCGCCAGCACAGCCTGAAGAAACCGATCACTCATGTGTGCACGCTGTGTGAGAATCAGTTCACCGGGCTGCTGCCACTTCAGCGGCACAGGTGCTGCGCCTTAAAGAAGACGTTTGTCTGCTCGCTTTGCCCAGAGACCTTTGAGTGCAGACAGAGTTTGGCTGATCACGAGAATCTACATTCCGGAGAGAAAGATTTTGTCTGCGAAATGTGCGGGGAGAGTTTCTTCTCGTCCTTGTCCCTGGCCACTCACCGGGTGACTCACATGCAAAAGGAAAACTGCTGCGACGTTCTCGGCTTCGGTTCCAGCGACTCGAGCGTCCTCAAAAATCACATGAGCAAACACACCGGAGAAAAACTTTTCTCCTGCGAGGTTTGCGGTAAAGGTTGTAGTCACCGGAGCGCTCTGAAACACCACATGCTGACCCACACGGGAGAGAGGCCGTACATCTGCGAGACCTGCGGCAAGCGCTGCGGCCACGCCAGCGCGCTTCAGAACCACATGAGGATCCACACCGGGAAGAAACGCGGGCAGAAGCCGGTCTGCGACGTGTGCGGCAAAAAATTCCGCTGCATGGTCAATCTCAAATATCACATGAGCGTCCACACAGGGGAGAGGCCTTACGCCTGCGATCAGTGTGAGAAGAAGTTCAGCAACCCCAGCAATCTGAAGTTACACATGATGATTCACTCAGGGAAGAAGATGTACGGCTGCAACATCTGCGGCAAGAGGTTCACCCAGTCCACCAGCCTGAAGGTGCACAGACGgatccacacaggagagagacCGTACCGGTGTATGGTCTGTGGGAAAGGATTCATGTACTGCAGCGAGTTTAGGAAGCATGAGAGGAGTCACCTGCCAGATGAACATGAACCATCTGAAAAAACTGCAGTcaaaatctaa